A stretch of Hippoglossus hippoglossus isolate fHipHip1 chromosome 20, fHipHip1.pri, whole genome shotgun sequence DNA encodes these proteins:
- the nsun6 gene encoding tRNA (cytosine(72)-C(5))-methyltransferase NSUN6 isoform X2 → MSVFTRISLKPEVVEHLQSVFLNAEVLAAVGHQEAESRFHRLLTCLTHPPSYTCVRASTHLASLEEIRHKLGEELTKQMCSSSAEDVSLRIVPHPRIPDVLLLPVDGPRPVKQLSSEVMVGAQCGNAVLRGAHVFAPGILASPKYMKAGDVVSVFSDLEGRCTRGATSFQGKKVFVGNGVAELGRSSIFCADKPPKGVGVRMVDPLYQSPSFDGVLPNLAFLQNLPSVVVGHVLGPRPGERILDMCAAPGGKTCHIAALMGDQGEVVALDRIRNKIDRIHQNAQMLQLRSIKAFCFNSTQAVSSDPAHGTEGPPFPPESFDRVLLDAPCSGLGQRPNMACTWSLKEICSYQPLQRKLFHAAVQLLKTGGVLVYSTCTVTLAENEEQVAWALATFPCLTLQPQEPHIGAEGMLGAGLPPEQLRLLQRFSPELIWDQTETTAPLPDRADRDTIGFFIAKFLKN, encoded by the exons atgtcagtttttacgAGAATTTCTCTGAAGCCTGAAGTGGTCGAACATCTACAGAGCGTCTTCTTGAACGCGGAG gtgttgGCTGCAGTGGGTCACCAGGAGGCCGAGAGTCGTTTTCACAGGCTGCTCACATGTCTCACACACCCGCCTTCGTACACATGTGTTCGGGCCAGCACTCATCTCGCCTCCCTGGAGGAGATCAGACACAAGTTGGGAGAAGAGCTGACGAAG CAGATGTGCAGCTCGTCAGCAGAGGACGTCTCCCTTCGGATCGTCCCTCACCCGAGAATTCCAGAtgttctgctgcttcctgtcgATGGCCCAAG GCCCGTGaagcagctcagctcagaggTGATGGTCGGCGCTCAGTGCGGCAACGCTGTGCTGCGAGGAGCTCATGTGTTCGCCCCGGGGATCCTCGCCAGCCCCAAGT ACATGAAGGCTGGAGATGTGGTTTCTGTCTTCTCTGACTTGGAGGGAAGGTGCACCCGAGGAGCCACGAGTTTCCAGGGGAAGAAGGTGTTTGTGGGAAATGGAGTCGCTGAACTGGGCCGCTCCAGCATCTTCTGCGCAGATAAACCTCCAAA AGGTGTTGGTGTTCGGATGGTGGATCCACTTTATCAGAGTCCTTCGTTTGATGGTGTTCTTCCCAACCTGGCGTTCCTACAG AACCTCCCGTCTGTGGTGGTGGGACACGTGCTCGGGCCTCGTCCTGGAGAACGGATCCTGGATATGTGCGCCGCACCTGGAGGGAAGACCTGTCACATCGCTGCCCTCATGGGGGATCAG GGCGAGGTCGTGGCCTTGGACCGGATCCGAAATAAGATTGACCGAATTCATCAAAATGCCCAAATGTTGCAATTGCGCAGCATCAAAGCCTTTTGCTTCAACAGCACTCAGGCTGTGAGCAGTGACCCGGCGCACGGCACCGAAG GACCACCCTTCCCTCCTGAGAGTTTTGACCGGGTTCTGTTGGACGCTCCCTGCAGCGGCCTCGGGCAGAGGCCCAACATGGCGTGCACCTGGAGCCTCAAGGAGATTTGTTCGTACCAGCCTCTGCAGCGCAAGTTGTTTCACGCT gcagTGCAGCTGTTAAAGACAGGCGGGGTTCTGGTGTACAGCACCTGCACAGTGACTCTAGCAGAGAATGAGGAGCAGGTCGCCTGGGCCCTCGCTACCTTTCCCTGCCTCACGCTTCAGCCACAG GAGCCTCACATTGGTGCAGAAGGCATGTTGGGAGCCGGCCTGCCACCTGAACAGCTGCGCCTCCTCCAGAGGTTCAGTCCCGAGCTGATCTGGGACCAGACGGAGACGACAGCTCCCCTCCCAGACAGAGCTGACAGGGACACCATCGGCTTCTTTATTGCCAAGTTCCTGAAAAACTGA
- the nsun6 gene encoding tRNA (cytosine(72)-C(5))-methyltransferase NSUN6 isoform X1 has translation MSVFTRISLKPEVVEHLQSVFLNAEVLAAVGHQEAESRFHRLLTCLTHPPSYTCVRASTHLASLEEIRHKLGEELTKQQMCSSSAEDVSLRIVPHPRIPDVLLLPVDGPRPVKQLSSEVMVGAQCGNAVLRGAHVFAPGILASPKYMKAGDVVSVFSDLEGRCTRGATSFQGKKVFVGNGVAELGRSSIFCADKPPKGVGVRMVDPLYQSPSFDGVLPNLAFLQNLPSVVVGHVLGPRPGERILDMCAAPGGKTCHIAALMGDQGEVVALDRIRNKIDRIHQNAQMLQLRSIKAFCFNSTQAVSSDPAHGTEGPPFPPESFDRVLLDAPCSGLGQRPNMACTWSLKEICSYQPLQRKLFHAAVQLLKTGGVLVYSTCTVTLAENEEQVAWALATFPCLTLQPQEPHIGAEGMLGAGLPPEQLRLLQRFSPELIWDQTETTAPLPDRADRDTIGFFIAKFLKN, from the exons atgtcagtttttacgAGAATTTCTCTGAAGCCTGAAGTGGTCGAACATCTACAGAGCGTCTTCTTGAACGCGGAG gtgttgGCTGCAGTGGGTCACCAGGAGGCCGAGAGTCGTTTTCACAGGCTGCTCACATGTCTCACACACCCGCCTTCGTACACATGTGTTCGGGCCAGCACTCATCTCGCCTCCCTGGAGGAGATCAGACACAAGTTGGGAGAAGAGCTGACGAAG CAGCAGATGTGCAGCTCGTCAGCAGAGGACGTCTCCCTTCGGATCGTCCCTCACCCGAGAATTCCAGAtgttctgctgcttcctgtcgATGGCCCAAG GCCCGTGaagcagctcagctcagaggTGATGGTCGGCGCTCAGTGCGGCAACGCTGTGCTGCGAGGAGCTCATGTGTTCGCCCCGGGGATCCTCGCCAGCCCCAAGT ACATGAAGGCTGGAGATGTGGTTTCTGTCTTCTCTGACTTGGAGGGAAGGTGCACCCGAGGAGCCACGAGTTTCCAGGGGAAGAAGGTGTTTGTGGGAAATGGAGTCGCTGAACTGGGCCGCTCCAGCATCTTCTGCGCAGATAAACCTCCAAA AGGTGTTGGTGTTCGGATGGTGGATCCACTTTATCAGAGTCCTTCGTTTGATGGTGTTCTTCCCAACCTGGCGTTCCTACAG AACCTCCCGTCTGTGGTGGTGGGACACGTGCTCGGGCCTCGTCCTGGAGAACGGATCCTGGATATGTGCGCCGCACCTGGAGGGAAGACCTGTCACATCGCTGCCCTCATGGGGGATCAG GGCGAGGTCGTGGCCTTGGACCGGATCCGAAATAAGATTGACCGAATTCATCAAAATGCCCAAATGTTGCAATTGCGCAGCATCAAAGCCTTTTGCTTCAACAGCACTCAGGCTGTGAGCAGTGACCCGGCGCACGGCACCGAAG GACCACCCTTCCCTCCTGAGAGTTTTGACCGGGTTCTGTTGGACGCTCCCTGCAGCGGCCTCGGGCAGAGGCCCAACATGGCGTGCACCTGGAGCCTCAAGGAGATTTGTTCGTACCAGCCTCTGCAGCGCAAGTTGTTTCACGCT gcagTGCAGCTGTTAAAGACAGGCGGGGTTCTGGTGTACAGCACCTGCACAGTGACTCTAGCAGAGAATGAGGAGCAGGTCGCCTGGGCCCTCGCTACCTTTCCCTGCCTCACGCTTCAGCCACAG GAGCCTCACATTGGTGCAGAAGGCATGTTGGGAGCCGGCCTGCCACCTGAACAGCTGCGCCTCCTCCAGAGGTTCAGTCCCGAGCTGATCTGGGACCAGACGGAGACGACAGCTCCCCTCCCAGACAGAGCTGACAGGGACACCATCGGCTTCTTTATTGCCAAGTTCCTGAAAAACTGA